CGCCGTGTCAAGTGCTCAGGAACGTTTAAGAGCTAGACGCTTACACGCGGCCCAAGAGTTAGGACATTGGGAAAAGTGGCGTTCACTAGGAGAAGAAATCCGGAAACATACGCTTGATCATCTTGACTATTATTTAGAAATGCTAAGTAATAATGTTGCTAAAAGAGGCGGAAATGTCTTTTTTGCTAAAACAAGTGAAGAAGCAAATAAGTATATCCAAAATATTGTAAAGCGTAAAGAAGCTAAGAAGATTGTGAAATCAAAGTCAATGGTAACAGAAGAAATTAGCATGAACGAAGGATTAGAGAGTATAGGATGTGAAGTGATTGAAACAGATTTAGGAGAATACATTCTTCAGCTAGATGAACACGATCCGCCCTCACATATTGTGGCACCTGCTCTCCATAAAAATAAAGAGCAAATTCGCGAAGTGTTTAAGGAAAAGTTATCTTACTTGAAAAGTGAGAAGCCAGAAGAACTTGCACTTCATGCGCGTGAAATGTTACGCAAAGAATTTTTAAAAGCTGATATTGGTATTACAGGATGTAATTTTGCTATAGCAGAATCAGGCTCTATTGGTCTTGTTACAAATGAAGGGAACGCTCGGCTTGTCTCGAGTATTCCTAAAACTCAGATTACAGTAATGGGAATGGAAAGGATTGTGCCAACGTTTGAAGAATTTGAGGTTCTTGTTAGTTTATTAACAAGAAGTGCTGTTGGACAACGCTTAACAAGCTATGTTACAGCTTTAACAGGTGCAAGAGGTGAAGAAGATGTAGACGGGCCGGAAGAATTTCATCTCGTAATTGTTGACAACGGAAGGTCTAACATTCTCGGTACTGAATTTCAATCTGTTTTACAGTGCATTCGCTGTGCAGCCTGTATAAATGTTTGTCCTGTTTATCGACATGTTGGTGGCCATTCCTATGGGTCTATTTATCCAGGACCAATAGGAGCTGTTTTATCTCCACTTTTAGGTGGCTATGATGATTATAAAGAACTTCCATATGCTTCTACCCTTTGTGCAGCATGTACAGAAGCATGTCCTGTTAAGATTCCGCTTCATGAACTTTTGCACAAGCATAGAGAAGTCATTGTAGAAAGAGAAGGACGTGCTCCTATTTCAGAGAAGATGGCTATGAAAGTCTTTGGATTAG
The sequence above is a segment of the Priestia filamentosa genome. Coding sequences within it:
- a CDS encoding LutB/LldF family L-lactate oxidation iron-sulfur protein; its protein translation is MGMKIGEKQFKERVGDGLQDDFMRSAVSSAQERLRARRLHAAQELGHWEKWRSLGEEIRKHTLDHLDYYLEMLSNNVAKRGGNVFFAKTSEEANKYIQNIVKRKEAKKIVKSKSMVTEEISMNEGLESIGCEVIETDLGEYILQLDEHDPPSHIVAPALHKNKEQIREVFKEKLSYLKSEKPEELALHAREMLRKEFLKADIGITGCNFAIAESGSIGLVTNEGNARLVSSIPKTQITVMGMERIVPTFEEFEVLVSLLTRSAVGQRLTSYVTALTGARGEEDVDGPEEFHLVIVDNGRSNILGTEFQSVLQCIRCAACINVCPVYRHVGGHSYGSIYPGPIGAVLSPLLGGYDDYKELPYASTLCAACTEACPVKIPLHELLHKHREVIVEREGRAPISEKMAMKVFGLGASIPKLYNLGGKVAKSALSPFATDDKISKGPGPLKAWTNIREFPAPNKERFRDWFQERKGENK